The genomic interval CGAACCCAATACCGAGCAGCTATGGGCCCGGGTTCAGCGCACGATTGACGCATTCTTAACTCGTGTATGGCGTGACGGAGCATTGTCCGGTACAAGCCCGTCTGAAGCATTTTATATTGAAATTGGACGTTCAACGATGACACAGGATGACATCGACAATGGACGATTGATTTGTGTAATCGGCGTAGCGCCGGTGAAACCAGCTGAATTCGTCGTATTCCGCATCACGCAAAAAACAGGTTCGGAATAGTCATTAGCTTCCATATCGAATAACGGAAGGGGATCCACATGCCAGGAGATCGTATTGATCCATATCGCAATTTTAGATTTCGTGTAGAAGTAGAAGGTCTTGAGCAAGCAGGATTTAGCGAGGTTTCCGGTTTTGAGGCAACCTTTGATGTGGTCGAATACCGCGAGGGCAACGAGGTTATTACACCTCGCAAGCTTCCAGGCTTAATCAAGTACGGCAACATTTCACTGAAATGGGGCACGACTGAATCGATGGAGCTGTATGATTGGCTTCAAGAATGCGCCGAAGGAACGATTGAGCGCAAAACGATTACGATCATCGCGCTTGACGAAGAAGGCGAAGACGTGGCTACTTGGCAGGTTATCGAAGCTTGGCCTGTTAAATATACTGCGCCTACCTTCAATGGTACCGGCAATGATATTGCGCTAGAGCTGATTGAATTCGCTCATGAGGGTTTAACGCGCACCGCATAGAAATGAGTAATTAAAGCTGGTTTATGGCGAACAAGGGAGGTCAGCAGGCGAGAAATCGTTTGCTCCTCTCTTGTTTTCCGCTTTTCTAGAAATTGATTCTATTTTACATATTGGAGTGATAACCGGATGGCGTTTCAAACGGAATATGAATTTGAATTGCCTCGCGGCTACGTGGATGATCAAGGCAATCTCCACCGCCGGGGTGTTATGCGGCTTGCTACAGCAGCTGATGAAATTTTACCGATGAAGGACCCGCGCGTACAATCCAACCCTAGTTATTTGACCGTTATTTTGATGGCTAGAGTGGTAACAAAGCTTGGGGACGTTAGGCATATTGATACGAAGCTAATCGAGAAGCTGTTTACGGCAGATCTTGCTTATTTGCAAAATCTATATCGTCAGATTAATGACTTAGAGGCGCCTAAGGTGCTTACCGCTTGTCCGAAATGTGACCAGGAGTTTGAGGTGGCTGTCGATTTTTTGTCCTTAACGGAAGCTCTCTCTTAGGTTATCCGGTTGACCGGCTGTACGAGGAGGTAGGCTTCGTCGCGTATTATTTTCATTGGTCGCATGACGAAATTATGAGCATGGAGCATGCAGAACGCAGGCGCTGGTGCGATGAAATTTCCAAAATTAATCGCAAGATGAACGATGAATCAGATAGCGGTAAGAAAAACATTTTCGACGTTTTTGGAAAGAGGTGACGCGGCGCTATGGCAGTCATGAAGGGGCAAGAGAAAGGTCGCTTTCACGATGTAGCTACAACATTCAAGTTTTGGGTGGAGCTCGATGACATTTTTGTTGCAGGGTTCTCTGAGGTTTCGGGACTTGAGGCAGAAACAGAAATTGAGGAATACCGTGAAGGCGGAGTGAATGGTTATGTTCATAAGCTGCCGATGGGCGTTCGGTTTCCAAATCTCGTGCTGCGCAAGGGAATGACCAAATCGCCTGCTCTTTGGAGCTGGTACGAAAGCACAATAGATGGAACGATTGACCGCAAAACAGGTGCGATTGTGCTGCAATCTGCTGACGGAACAGAATTTGGGCGCTGGAGCTTCTTTGATGCTTATCCGGTGAGGTGGACCGGGCCGCATCTGAATGCGAGCACGAGTGACATTGCGGTTGAAACGATAGAAATTATTCATAGCGGTTTATATGGCGATTTTCAGAAGTAGGGTTGTGCATTTAGTTGAACGTTAATGAATCATAAATTGCAAGTTGAACGGGAATAGGAGGATGCACCGGTATGAAACGAATTTTGGACCGTATGGGCAAAGCTGCGACAAAGCAATCAACGTCGGTTCAGCCGTTTGCCGGAGGCATCTTAAATAAATATAAGACAGGGACAGGACGCAAAATATTTGAGCGGGTTGCTATGTCGCATGTGATCAAAAATGAACCGACCATTACTCAGCAAACGCTGCATGTGCAAGTCGTAGCACCTAAAGCAGCAGCACCAAATAACGGCAACAATAAAAAAACGCCGCCTAGTCCAGAGCGCAAGCCTGAGCGCATCATGATGCGCGAGCGAGTAACGGTAGAGCGTGAAACGATCGTATTCAGAGATGTGACACATATTGTCAAAGAACTAAGAACAATAAGAGAAATGGCAATAGCACAGCCAGTTCAAGGGAAAGAAACGAATGATGGAGCACTCCACAAAACAGGCATTACGAAGCAGTTAGATGAGATTGTTAACAGCAGTATAATTACGAACAGAGTCAAGCATGACCATTCCAAACGAATAATACCGCATGTCTCGCAGCTGCCTACTCAACCATTGAAGGCAGAGCAGCAGGCGGATTACTATAAATGGCTGCAAGCCAAGCTTCAACCCGGTATTGTCATTCAATCACTTCGCAAGCTGAATAACCTTAATAAGCCGCTTGCGAAGGATCGAGCTCAGCTTAAGTCTAACCTCAAGCAGGCTAACGATTTTGGCGCATCATTGAGCAAGGCGCCTTTGCTGCTTACGAATGCACGCAGAGCAGTCGTTTCACAAGAGCAGCGGGAAGCGGAGAAGAGAAGCGCCGCTGCGGGTAAGGTTATGAGCGAGGCAGGGAAGAGAGCCGAAGCGGTGAAGCTGGAGCAGCGGGAAGCGGAGAAGAGAAGCGCCGCTGCGGACAAGGTTATGAGCGAGGCAGGGAAAAGAGCCGAAGCGGTGAAGCTGGAGCAGCGGGAAGCGGAGAAGAGAAGCGCCGCTGCGGGCAAGGTTCTAAGCGAGGCAGGGAAGAGAGCCGAAGCGGTGAAGCTGGAGCAGCGGGAAGCGGAGAAGAGAAGCGCCGCTGCGGGTAAGGTTCTAAGCGAGGTAGGGAAGAGAGCCGAAGCGGTGAAGCTGGAGCAGCGGGAGGCGGGTAAGCAGAGTGCCGCTGTGGGTAAGGTTCTAAGCGAGGCAGGGAAGAGAGCCGAAGCGGTGAAGCTGGAGCAGCTAGAGACAGCGACACACACGTTCCGTACGCTCTCGAGTAGACAGGACGATGATGTGTTACCGCAAGAAGATCGTGCAAAAGGAAAAAAACAGCTAGAGCTAAAGCATCGTAATCATCAAAAACATAGCACCGAGCAAACGGAGATGTCGCAAGAAGCAGCACCAAATGGCAAGGAA from Paenibacillus sp. FSL K6-3182 carries:
- a CDS encoding DUF6760 family protein; translation: MYEEVGFVAYYFHWSHDEIMSMEHAERRRWCDEISKINRKMNDESDSGKKNIFDVFGKR
- a CDS encoding phage tail assembly protein codes for the protein MAFQTEYEFELPRGYVDDQGNLHRRGVMRLATAADEILPMKDPRVQSNPSYLTVILMARVVTKLGDVRHIDTKLIEKLFTADLAYLQNLYRQINDLEAPKVLTACPKCDQEFEVAVDFLSLTEALS
- a CDS encoding phage tail protein, producing the protein MPGDRIDPYRNFRFRVEVEGLEQAGFSEVSGFEATFDVVEYREGNEVITPRKLPGLIKYGNISLKWGTTESMELYDWLQECAEGTIERKTITIIALDEEGEDVATWQVIEAWPVKYTAPTFNGTGNDIALELIEFAHEGLTRTA
- a CDS encoding phage tail protein, giving the protein MAVMKGQEKGRFHDVATTFKFWVELDDIFVAGFSEVSGLEAETEIEEYREGGVNGYVHKLPMGVRFPNLVLRKGMTKSPALWSWYESTIDGTIDRKTGAIVLQSADGTEFGRWSFFDAYPVRWTGPHLNASTSDIAVETIEIIHSGLYGDFQK